The genomic interval GTCCGCGCAGGACGGCTGGAAGCTCACCCGGGGCGAGGCGCTCAAGGGCGCCAATCCCGTGAAGCTCGCGGACCTGCTGGCCAAGCCCCAGCCCCACGAGGGCAAGACGGTGACGCTCGAGGGCCGCGTGCGCAAGGCGTGCGAGCGCAAGGGCTGCTGGATGGAGCTGGCCACCGACGGCACGGCGAAGGGCCCGGGCGTGCGGGTGACGTTCAAGGATTACGGCTTCTTCGTCCCGCTGGACTCCGCGGGCGCGCAGGCGCGAGTGGAAGGTGTGGTGAAGGTGGCGGAGCTGAGCGAGGGCCACGCGTCGCACTACGAGAGCGAGGGCGCCGTCGTCCCGCGCGGTGCGGACGGCAAGCCCCGCGAGGTGCAGTTGGTGGCGACGGGCGTCGAGCTGCGCCGGTAGGACATGGCACGCAGCTTCAGCATGAGGGGCGTGCAGAGCGCGGCGGACCGAGCCGTGCAGCACGCAAGGGCGTGGTTGTTGGAAACCGAGCCGGGTTCGCGCGTGCATGACGTGCAGTCGGACCCGCGTTTCCAGCACCGAGGGGTGGACCTCCTCTGGGAGTTGCCTTCCGGGGAGGTGCGCGGCATCGAGGTGAAGGGCGACCGGAACGCGACGCGCAAGCGCTACTTCTTCGAGCTGGTGTCCAATCTCGAGAAGGACACGCCCGGCTGCTTTCTCTACAGCGGGGCGGATCTGCTGGTGTACGTGTTCCTCTCGCAGGGGGAGATGCACGTGCTGCCGCTCAAGACCGTGCGCGACTGGTTCCTGCCGAGAGCCAAGACGTATCCGCTCAAGCACGCCTTCACGCAGACAGGAGCCATCCGCTACACGACGGTGGGCGCCGTCGTGTCCACGAGGGACGTGTCAGAAGGCGTTCCCAACGTCCTCAAGATTCCCCTGAAGCGCTCGACGCCGCTGCCAAAGCAGGAGGCGGAGTCACCGGCCACCGAGAGCACCGAGCCGCCTTCCGCGCCTCCATCGCCCGGGGAGAATGCCGCGCCGGTGGTCACCGCCGAGAACGGTTCGCCCGAGCCCTCGGACACGAAGCCCGTCCGCAAGAGGAAGCCACGGCGAGCCCAGGCCAAGCGCGCAACGGAGGGCACCAGCACGGCGGAGTGAGGTGAAGGAGACATGCCCCGCGCGGCGCACGAACATGGCGCACCGCGCGGGAAGCCACGTCAGTGGTTGTGATTGTGACGGTGGCGGCGGTGACCGGGGTGGACGCGGTCGTGCTCCGCCTCGAGACGCTCCGCGGTCTGCATCAACTCGAGCAGCGAGACGCGGTCGTTCTGCGCCTTGTAGACGTGCTCCAGACGGGGCACCAGGTCCAGCGCGAGGTGCAGGTCCTTCGTCGACTCAGCCCACTCCAACAGCATGCGTCCCGCCGCGGCCGCCTGACCGTTCGCCTGGAGGTGGATGAGTCCATCCACCGCCAGAATCCGAGCGATGGGCGTCCGAGCCGAGTCCTCGGTCAGCTTCACCAGGTCCGCCACGGCCGCGTCCTGCTCGCCGCGCGCCGCGCGCACGATGGCTCGCGAGATGCCCTTGCGGTCCGGCAGGAAGAACTCCTCCAGCTCCGCGAAGGACTCCCCATGTCCCGGGTGTCCCGAGCGAGCAAGCGTCTCCGCGAGGCGGTCGAACAGCTCCGCATCCTTCTCGGAGAAGGGCGCCAGCGACTCCTGCATGAAGCGCTCCTGAGGAGCGCCCTTGTCATCCAGGGGCATGCGCGAGCGCAGGTTGCTCATCCGCTCGAAGGCCGGCCCCACCGGAGCGTCCGCGGTACCGTTGAGCAATTGCAGCAGAGCCCGCATGAGCGAGGCCAGCGCATCCGTGACCTCGTGCGGGGCCACGCGGTCCGGCAGCCAGCGCCGCCACAGCTCCACCGCCGCCCCGACGATGAAGTCCTTGAAGGGGCCCGTGCCCTTCCACTTCCCCTTCCACTGTTGGGCGATGCCCAGGGGAAAGGTGGTCTCCGCGAGCTTCCGGAAGTCTTCCTCGGCCACGGGAATGCCGTAGTGGCCGAGCGTACCGAGCAAGGCCTCCGTCGAGTACTCCTTGAGGCCCTTCTGCTGCCACGCCTTGTCCACGCGCTGCGTGCTCACCTGATTCTCCGCTGCCTCTGGGCGCCGGCCATCGGCGCCACCGGACTTCTAGCGGAAGCAGGGCCTTTCGTGCACCGGCACTTGTGTGCCCCCGTCACGCGGCGGACGTGGCCGGCGCCACCTTGGGGACCGTGGGCCAGAGGGTGGGGTTGCGCCGCCCATCCTCGACCCGCCGAGCCAGGTAGGGCTCACATCCCCGCCCCTCGAAGGCCTTCTTCCACGCGGAGAAGCTCCCCCCAGCGCGCCAGGCGTCCATCGCCGCGAGTCCCCCCTCGGGACCGCACTGGGCCAGCATGTACTCCACCCAGGCCCACCGGGCGGACGTGGGGCGGACCTCGGCGCGTCCTCGCAATCCCTTGCGAAGCCGCTCCAGCCTCGACTCCACCTCACGAATGCCCGCGAAGGGGGCCCCGTCCAGCGGAGTGTTCCGCTTGGCCACGAAGGGGGCCACCCCCAGCGCCACGGGCAGGATGCGAGACAGCTCGGTGGTGAAGCGGATGAGCTCGTCGATGTCCTCTTCGCCTTCGAAGGGGAGCCCCACCACGTTGTACACCTTGAGCTGCTTCATGCCCGCCGTGCGCGCGAACTCCGCGGCGCGCACAATCTGCTCCTCCGAGTGTTTGCGGTCGACCATGTCCCGCATCCGCTGCGAGGCCCCATCCGCCGCCACCGTCAGGTTGGTCGCGCCGCCCCGGCGCAGCTGGTTCACCAGCTCCTGGGTCAACCTGTCCGCGCGGAGCGAGGACACCCCCACCTCGCGCCCCGAATCCACGATGGTGCGCAAGAGTTCGACAATGCGGGGATGGTCCGTCACCGCCGCGCCCACCAAGCCCACCCGCCGGGCATGGTCCGGAATGAGCGACAGCACCCGCTCCGGAGGCACCGTGCGCATCCCACCGTTGGTGGTACGCCGCATGACGCAGTAGTGGCAGCCCCGAGAGCAGCCCCGCTCCGGCTCGATGAGGAACATCGACCGAAGCTCGGTATGCGGGGTGACGATTTGAGACCGGGCGGGCAGCCGTGAGTCCATCGCACGGGCGACGTGGTAGCGCTGGCCACCCCGCCCTGGAACGCGGAAGCCCGGGATGCGCGCCAGATGATCCAACAGCGCCTCACGATCCAGGGTGGCCGCCGCCTCCACCAGGACATGGATGAGGTCCTCGGATTCGCCCTGGACGAGCACGTCCACGAAGGGCTCCAGCGGATCCGGATTGGAGAACGTCAGCGGGCCGCCAGCCACCACCAGGGGGTGGCGTCCGTCCTTGCGCTCCTCCGCCAGGAGCGGGAGCCCCGCCAGCTCCAGCATGGAAAAGAGCCCCGTCAGCTCCAGCTCGTACGCGACGGAGAACGCCAGCATGGCGAAGCTGGAGACCGGCGCTTGTGACTCCCAGGAGAACAGGGGCGCGCGGGTGCGCTTGAACGCCTCCACGTCGTCAGGGAGGAAGACACGCTCGGCCGTTGCCCCCGCGTGCTCATGAATCTCGCGGTAGATGGCCTGGAAGCCCAGCGAGCTCATCCCCACGTGGTAGGGGCTCGGGTAGCAAAGCGCCACGCGGAAGGGCGCCTCCTTGAAGAGGGTGCCCTGTTCGTCCTCCAGCAGCGAGCGGACGTGGTGGATGAGTGAGTAACGGCCCTCCATGTGCCTCCAGACAGGGTACAGCCCATAAAACACCGCGGCCCCGCCAGTCCACTCCCAGAGGAGGGCTGCCGGGGCCGCGAGGCACCACCCTAGGGGGTGGTGCTGTTCAACGAATGTTGACTACCGGAGCGACGGGATGGGCTTGGCCGGCGCGCAGATGCCGGAGCTCGGACCCGTACGAACGCACTCAGCAGCGAAGTCCGGGTTCAGGTTCGGCGTGCCAGGACCGCAAGCGGTCGCGGAGCTCGGATCACAACCCACGGCCGGCCACAGCGCGCGAACCGAGTAGGTCGAGATGCAACCATCACGCGTGTAGGTCAGCTGGCCACGCATCTGCGTTCCGGGAACCGCCGCGGCCGCGTAGACCTCCATGTTCTTGAACTCGTAGGAGATCGACGTCGCCGCGTTCGCACCCGACGCCTGAGCGTTCACCGAGGCGACCGACAGGGTCGGCGCCGCGCAGAAGTCGTTCGTCGGCTCCGTGGCGAACGCACCCATCGCCGTCTGCTGCGACGGAGGGCTGGTCGAGTCCAGGACACCCCGGCTCGCCAATCCGGCAGGGCGGATGGTGAGCAGGGCCTTGGAGAGGTCGTCCGGGTCCGAGAACTTGAAGACACCCACCGTCTCAGCCGGAGGAGCCTTCTGCGCCTCCACGTTGGTGCACGCCGAACCATCGGCCTGCTTCGGGGTGTCCGCGAGGTCGTACCGCGCGACCCAACTGGCGTGGTCCTGCACGAAGCAGGGTGCCTCAGGCTGGTCGAAGTTGCAGCCAGTCAGCACACTCGTCGCGCTGACGAGAACCATCGCCGCCTTCAGAATGTTCTTGGTCATGTGACTTGTATTTCCAGTTTCCGAGGGGGCCAGTGACTAGAACGTGTACCGGACGCCGAGACGCATCTGACGCGGCGCCTGGTAGGCGGTCGGGTTCTTGAAGTTCGGGTTGATGTCGCCATCCACGGTCCCGAACGGCTCGTCGCGCTCCTCACCCGTCTGCCAGGTCACGTTGCCCGGCAGGTCGCCGGGCGTGCCGTTGGCAATCGGGGCCACAGGGAGCCGGGTGTACGTCTGATCCACGCCGGTGATGCCCTGGAAGTTGAAGAGGTTGAAGATGTCCAGGGTCACGGACAGCACGCTGTCCTTGCTGACGCGGTAGTTGACGCCGATGTTGGAGTCGATCGTGTTGATCCAGGGCGTCCGGCCGCCCGCGCCGCGGGGAAGAACGAAGGACTCGTCCTCACCGTAGATCGAGTGCGCGCCGAAGTAGTTGATCGGCGTACCGGAGTTGCCGCGGTAGGAGACACCCACGTTCGCCGACAGGGCGTTCGTGAAGTTGAACTCCTTCGCGCCGAACACCTTGATCTGGTGCGTACGGTCGAAGGGCAGCAGACCCGTGCGGTTGGTCAGGAGGGAGATCAGGTCGAAGTCCGAGAGGATGTTCGGATCGAGCTGAGCCGTCTCCGGACGGAACAGACCGGGGTAGTTACCGTTCAGGCGCGACCAGGTGTAGTTCGCCTGGGCCAGCCAGCCGTCCGAGAACGTACGGTTCAGGTAGACGGTGACGTTGTCGTAGTTACGCACCGGCTTCGGGAACTCCTTGGCGAAGCCGCTGCCCGGGTTACCGAGGAAGTACGAGTTACCGTCATCGCGGCTCATGTCCTCGATGACCATGTTCATGTTGCGGTGCGTGTAGCTGGCGCCCACGCGGGTGTTCGCGATGAGCTCGTACTCAGCACCCACCACGACTTCCTCGGACGACTGCGGCTTGATGTCCGGGTCGATCGGCTCGTTCTCAACCTTGCCGCCCGTGTAGAGGCGGTTCGGGTTGCGGTTGCCTTCCGGGAGGTTGACGACGTAGTTCGGGTTGCGGCAGTCCGTCTCCTGGCTCTCGCGACGCGACGGGTCGCAGCCACCGGACTCACCCGGCTCCGCGAACGCGCGGCGGGCCTCGTAGCGACGCTCACCCGGGAACGCGCGGTCCATCATGTTCAGCGGAACCTGCTCGTAGTAGCGAGCGTAGTTCACGAAGAACTTCGTGCGGCCGTTGGCGAACGGGTCGACGATGGCGCCGAGGCGAGGCGACCACTGGTTGCCCAGGATGAGCGCCAGCTCGCCGTCACCGCCGTACATCGCCTGCACGTCGTAACGAACACCCAGGTTCAGGGTGACGCGGTTGACGATCGACCAGGAGTCCTGGAGGAAGCCGCCGACCGTGGTGCTCGTGGTCTTGCCCTGCTGGGTCAGCTGGGTGATGGGGCTGTCAGGGGACGCCTGGTAGCCGTAGCGACGGAAGTCGCGCACGGTGTTGCCAACGTAGGGCTGACCGTTGTTGTAGGTCGGCACCGAGGCGCCCACCGCTCCGTAGTTGGAGCCTTCGGAGAAGTACACGCCGCCGCCGTAGGCCTTGAGCTGGTCGTAGGACAGGAACTCAGCGTCCACGCCGGCCTTCAGCACGTGGGTGCCCAGGGCGTTCAGCAGGTACGTCGCCTTCGCGTTGGCCTGGTAGCGGTCCAGCTTGGACTCGCTCATGTAGCCCGGGCCACCGACCAGGTAGCTGGTCACGGGGCAGCGCTCGTGGATCTCCTCATCCGGCGTACCGGCGTTCAGGATGACCGGTTCGCAAGCGGCCTCCTGCCCGGCGGGCAGGCCCTCGAACACCGTCAGGCGACGAGGCGACGCGTACTCCATGCGGGAGTAGCCCGCGAGCCCCTGGCTGCTGCCCAGCTTGCTGCCGTCGGCGGGCAGCGAGGACGCCGTCTGGTGGAACCAGCCGAACGTCGCGTCGACCAGGACCTTCTTGTCCATGAACGCGCCGGCGTACTTCAGGGCGAGCGCGGTGGCGTTGGCGTTGTTCTCGAGCTGACCGAAGTCGCCCGGACGCGCCCGGATCGCACCCGGCAGGCCGCCGGACTGGGGGTTGATGACCAGCTTGCCAAGGCCGCCGGACGTCGTCGGGGTGCCGTTGAGGGCGAACGAGACGTTGTGGTCCTGGTTGATGAGGTACGTCAACTTACCCATGTACTGCACGGTCCGGGCGTCGGCGAAGTACTTCCGATCCGAGCCGCGGATGGGATCCGTGACGGAGAAGCCGGAGCTGTCCGTGATCGTCTCACCCGTGGTCGGGTCGAGGCGAAGCGCGTTCAGCGTGCGGGTGTGCTGGTAGCGCGTGAACGACGGCGTGAAACCGGCGAAGAACCACAGCTTGTCCTTGATGATAGGACCGCCGAGGGTCGCGCCGAAGTCACCCATGTTCTGCAGCTCATTGAGGCCGCTGATGACCGAGCCTTCGGCGCGGATGGTCTTGCGCTCACCTTCCAGCGCGCCCGGGGTCCAGTTCGCGAAGACGCTTCCGTGGAACTCGTTGGAGCCCGACCGGGTCACCGCGTTGATGACACCGCCCGTGGAGCGACCGAACTCCGGCATGTAACCGCCGGTGATGATGTTCACGTCCTGCACGAACTCGATGCTCATCGGGCTGGCGTTCACGCCGTAGGCCGGGTCGTTCGTGGACAGACCGTCCACCACGTATCCGTTCTCAGGCGAGGTCGCGCCGTTGATGGAGACACCGTACTGGTCGTTCTGGGCGCCAGGCGCCAGCTCGGCCAGGGACTCGAAGGAGCGAGTCGCGCCCGCCTTGCCGCCCGGACGGGCGACCGCGATGCGCTTGATGAACTCCTGATCCACGTTGACGCCCGTGGTCGTGGAGCCCACGTCGATGGTCGGCGGCGCGCCGACGATCTCGACGACCTCACCGAGGGACTCGGGGAGCAGCTCGACGTTGACACGGATGGTGCGGTTCAGACGCAGCTGGACGTCAGAACGCGCGTACGG from Myxococcus stipitatus carries:
- a CDS encoding DUF4920 domain-containing protein — protein: MNSLRTSLMLLAAVPLLAFAGDKTPAKAASTDKAAASDCHHPAEAAKAAPKTDASQATASAQDGWKLTRGEALKGANPVKLADLLAKPQPHEGKTVTLEGRVRKACERKGCWMELATDGTAKGPGVRVTFKDYGFFVPLDSAGAQARVEGVVKVAELSEGHASHYESEGAVVPRGADGKPREVQLVATGVELRR
- a CDS encoding radical SAM protein, whose protein sequence is MEGRYSLIHHVRSLLEDEQGTLFKEAPFRVALCYPSPYHVGMSSLGFQAIYREIHEHAGATAERVFLPDDVEAFKRTRAPLFSWESQAPVSSFAMLAFSVAYELELTGLFSMLELAGLPLLAEERKDGRHPLVVAGGPLTFSNPDPLEPFVDVLVQGESEDLIHVLVEAAATLDREALLDHLARIPGFRVPGRGGQRYHVARAMDSRLPARSQIVTPHTELRSMFLIEPERGCSRGCHYCVMRRTTNGGMRTVPPERVLSLIPDHARRVGLVGAAVTDHPRIVELLRTIVDSGREVGVSSLRADRLTQELVNQLRRGGATNLTVAADGASQRMRDMVDRKHSEEQIVRAAEFARTAGMKQLKVYNVVGLPFEGEEDIDELIRFTTELSRILPVALGVAPFVAKRNTPLDGAPFAGIREVESRLERLRKGLRGRAEVRPTSARWAWVEYMLAQCGPEGGLAAMDAWRAGGSFSAWKKAFEGRGCEPYLARRVEDGRRNPTLWPTVPKVAPATSAA
- a CDS encoding TonB-dependent receptor, whose translation is MHLNRVLRETGVVLAAGLLYGSAAFAQSSTMIGTVIDSQSRQPVADVVVTATSPNLQGEQMVVTDAQGNYRIPQLPPGVYTLRFEKEQYKPYARSDVQLRLNRTIRVNVELLPESLGEVVEIVGAPPTIDVGSTTTGVNVDQEFIKRIAVARPGGKAGATRSFESLAELAPGAQNDQYGVSINGATSPENGYVVDGLSTNDPAYGVNASPMSIEFVQDVNIITGGYMPEFGRSTGGVINAVTRSGSNEFHGSVFANWTPGALEGERKTIRAEGSVISGLNELQNMGDFGATLGGPIIKDKLWFFAGFTPSFTRYQHTRTLNALRLDPTTGETITDSSGFSVTDPIRGSDRKYFADARTVQYMGKLTYLINQDHNVSFALNGTPTTSGGLGKLVINPQSGGLPGAIRARPGDFGQLENNANATALALKYAGAFMDKKVLVDATFGWFHQTASSLPADGSKLGSSQGLAGYSRMEYASPRRLTVFEGLPAGQEAACEPVILNAGTPDEEIHERCPVTSYLVGGPGYMSESKLDRYQANAKATYLLNALGTHVLKAGVDAEFLSYDQLKAYGGGVYFSEGSNYGAVGASVPTYNNGQPYVGNTVRDFRRYGYQASPDSPITQLTQQGKTTSTTVGGFLQDSWSIVNRVTLNLGVRYDVQAMYGGDGELALILGNQWSPRLGAIVDPFANGRTKFFVNYARYYEQVPLNMMDRAFPGERRYEARRAFAEPGESGGCDPSRRESQETDCRNPNYVVNLPEGNRNPNRLYTGGKVENEPIDPDIKPQSSEEVVVGAEYELIANTRVGASYTHRNMNMVIEDMSRDDGNSYFLGNPGSGFAKEFPKPVRNYDNVTVYLNRTFSDGWLAQANYTWSRLNGNYPGLFRPETAQLDPNILSDFDLISLLTNRTGLLPFDRTHQIKVFGAKEFNFTNALSANVGVSYRGNSGTPINYFGAHSIYGEDESFVLPRGAGGRTPWINTIDSNIGVNYRVSKDSVLSVTLDIFNLFNFQGITGVDQTYTRLPVAPIANGTPGDLPGNVTWQTGEERDEPFGTVDGDINPNFKNPTAYQAPRQMRLGVRYTF